One Xenopus tropicalis strain Nigerian chromosome 8, UCB_Xtro_10.0, whole genome shotgun sequence genomic window carries:
- the ak1 gene encoding adenylate kinase isoenzyme 1 isoform X2 gives MGSGCSRRSNSKTGPAKENSDKLKNSKIIFVVGGPGSGKGTQCEKIVHQYGYTHLSTGDLLRAEVSSGSERGKHLSAIMEKGELVPLDTVLDMLKEAMIAKADTSKGYLIDGYPREVKQGEEFEKKIGPPSLLLYIDAGSDTMVKRLLKRGETSGRADDNEATIKKRLETYYKATEPVIAMYEGRGIVRKINAEGSVDDVFKQVSTALDALK, from the exons AGCAACTCTAAAACAGGACCAGCTAAAGAGAACTCAG ATAAACTTAAAAACAGCAAAATCATCTTCGTGGTGG GTGGACCAGGCTCTGGCAAGGGGACACAATGTGAGAAAATTGTGCACCAATATGGCTACACTCACCTGTCTACTGGAGACCTGCTGAGGGCAGAGGTGTCATCTGGATCAGAACGGGGGAAGCACCTATCCGCCATCATGGAGAAAGGAGAGCTGGTACCATTG GACACAGTTCTGGACATGTTGAAAGAAGCCATGATTGCCAAAGCTGACACCTCCAAGGGATACCTCATAGACGGTTACCCTCGGGAGGTCAAGCAAGGAGAAGAATTTGAGAAGAAG ATTGGGCCTCCCTCATTGCTGCTGTATATTGATGCTGGTTCAGACACTATGGTCAAGAGATTACTGAAGCGTGGGGAGACCAGTGGCCGAGCAGATGACAATGAGGCTACAATCAAAAAGCGTCTGGAGACCTATTATAAAGCTACTGAGCCAGTAATTGCCATGTATGAGGGAAGAGGCATTGTCCGAAAG ATCAATGCAGAAGGAAGCGTAGATGATGTCTTCAAACAAGTCAGCACTGCACTAGATGCCCTGAAATAA
- the ak1 gene encoding adenylate kinase isoenzyme 1, whose protein sequence is MADKLKNSKIIFVVGGPGSGKGTQCEKIVHQYGYTHLSTGDLLRAEVSSGSERGKHLSAIMEKGELVPLDTVLDMLKEAMIAKADTSKGYLIDGYPREVKQGEEFEKKIGPPSLLLYIDAGSDTMVKRLLKRGETSGRADDNEATIKKRLETYYKATEPVIAMYEGRGIVRKINAEGSVDDVFKQVSTALDALK, encoded by the exons ATAAACTTAAAAACAGCAAAATCATCTTCGTGGTGG GTGGACCAGGCTCTGGCAAGGGGACACAATGTGAGAAAATTGTGCACCAATATGGCTACACTCACCTGTCTACTGGAGACCTGCTGAGGGCAGAGGTGTCATCTGGATCAGAACGGGGGAAGCACCTATCCGCCATCATGGAGAAAGGAGAGCTGGTACCATTG GACACAGTTCTGGACATGTTGAAAGAAGCCATGATTGCCAAAGCTGACACCTCCAAGGGATACCTCATAGACGGTTACCCTCGGGAGGTCAAGCAAGGAGAAGAATTTGAGAAGAAG ATTGGGCCTCCCTCATTGCTGCTGTATATTGATGCTGGTTCAGACACTATGGTCAAGAGATTACTGAAGCGTGGGGAGACCAGTGGCCGAGCAGATGACAATGAGGCTACAATCAAAAAGCGTCTGGAGACCTATTATAAAGCTACTGAGCCAGTAATTGCCATGTATGAGGGAAGAGGCATTGTCCGAAAG ATCAATGCAGAAGGAAGCGTAGATGATGTCTTCAAACAAGTCAGCACTGCACTAGATGCCCTGAAATAA